One genomic segment of Saccharomyces kudriavzevii IFO 1802 strain IFO1802 genome assembly, chromosome: 8 includes these proteins:
- the CTF8 gene encoding Ctf8p (similar to Saccharomyces cerevisiae CTF8 (YHR191C); ancestral locus Anc_4.356), whose protein sequence is MPSVRIDTTQWQKLTQSPGKQVSVITPLGMTMLEIQGELELPKDFASLAKDDSSHDGRFSVQGGQTIVRFGSLQIDGERATLFVGKKQRLLGKVTKLDVPMGVMHFNSRDNKVELVDIMKYKIIFKDRPLPIM, encoded by the coding sequence ATGCCCAGTGTGAGGATAGATACTACCCAATGGCAAAAACTGACGCAGTCTCCAGGGAAGCAAGTCAGCGTGATAACACCGCTGGGGATGACGATGCTGGAGATCCAAGGTGAACTGGAGTTGCCCAAAGACTTCGCATCACTCGCTAAAGACGACTCCTCTCATGATGGGAGATTTAGTGTACAAGGTGGTCAGACTATAGTACGGTTTGGGTCGCTACAGATTGACGGAGAGAGGGCCACATTATTTGTCGGCAAGAAACAACGTCTCCTGGGGAAAGTGACAAAATTGGACGTGCCGATGGGAGTAATGCACTTCAACTCGAGGGATAATAAGGTCGAGTTAGTAGACATAATGAAATATAAAATTATCTTCAAAGATAGGCCTTTACCTATTATGTAA
- the UTP9 gene encoding Utp9p (similar to Saccharomyces cerevisiae UTP9 (YHR196W); ancestral locus Anc_4.362) — MGSSSDLVASFSHDSTRFAFQASVAQKNNVDIYPLNETKDYVVNSSLVSHIDYETNDMKVSDVVFFGWCSDLVDTQSLNIKRKLDEDEENTESTGQRYENFFVNGFPDGRIVVYSANGRDIVNIIKSKKEILGADTDESNIWILDSDKVVKKLQYNNSKPIKTFTLVDGKDDEIIHFQILHQNGTLLVCIITEQMVYIVDPSKRRPSTKYRFEVFGAVACEFSADGKHLLIAGLEKLTVHDLAGDIKPVQSWSLKVEKLRILNDLVMALTTDGKMNIYKIDEANKICTINVNENLEIIDFTPINNRQQVLISWLNVNEPNFESIYLNEITSKELITINECKETKSDEAVQKPSEEEENGAEVHDEKQKTETKLNKKVSKSEQAEIANVLLSHLESNSTEILDHLMSESWTEAEIKKFILTKINSLNHLSRIFVAVSEQITQNPWSEQDLLPLWLKWVLTLKSGDLNSIKDKQTRKNFKHLKSALRSSEETLPVLLGIQGRLEMLRRQAKLREDLAQLTMQDQEGENEDIEVIEHSNVINNPLQDQTSSVEKPEQDSIVYANGESDEFVDASEYKD; from the coding sequence ATGGGATCCTCTTCGGATTTGGTAGCGAGTTTCTCGCATGATTCCACACGTTTTGCATTTCAAGCAAGTGTCGCACAAAAGAATAACGTGGATATTTATCCACTGAATGAGACTAAAGACTACGTGGTGAACAGTTCCTTAGTGAGCCATATCGACTATGAGACGAATGACATGAAAGTTTCTGACGTGGTCTTTTTTGGATGGTGTAGCGATTTGGTGGACACGCAATCATTGAATATCAAGAGAAAActagatgaagatgaggagAACACTGAATCCACCGGCCAAAGATacgaaaatttttttgtcaaTGGATTTCCTGATGGAAGAATTGTTGTTTATTCTGCCAATGGTAGGGATATTGTCAACATCATCAAGAgtaaaaaggaaattttggGCGCCGACACCGATGAATCCAATATCTGGATTTTGGACAGTGATAAAGTAGTAAAGAAATTGCAATATAACAACTCCAAACCAATAAAGACTTTTACGTTAGTTGATGGTAAGGATGACGAAATAAtccatttccaaattttgcaTCAAAATGGTACTCTATTAGTATGCATTATTACGGAGCAAATGGTTTATATCGTCGACCCATCGAAGAGGAGACCATCCACCAAATATAGATTTGAAGTCTTTGGTGCTGTGGCTTGCGAATTTTCCGCGGATGGCAAACATCTGCTAATTGCAGGTCTCGAAAAGTTAACGGTTCACGACCTCGCTGGTGATATAAAACCAGTCCAATCATGGTCTCTTAAGGTGGAGAAATTAAGAATTCTCAATGATTTAGTAATGGCTTTGACCACTGATGGTAAGATGAATATCTATAAAATTGATGAGGCCAATAAGATCTGTACCATAAATGTGAATGAGAATTTAGAAATTATAGATTTCACACCAATAAACAATAGGCAACAAGTTCTGATCTCTTGGTTGAATGTCAATGAACCCAACTTCGAATCCAtttatttgaatgaaatcaCTTCCAAGGAACTTATTACTATCAATGAATGTAAAGAGACCAAATCTGACGAAGCGGTTCAAAAACCAtcagaggaagaagaaaatggggCCGAAGTACATGatgagaaacaaaaaaccGAAACCAAGCTAAACAAGAAAGTTAGTAAATCAGAGCAGGCTGAAATTGCCAATGTTCTTTTATCTCATTTAGAATCTAACTCAACAGAAATATTAGATCATCTGATGTCCGAAAGTTGGACAGAGgctgaaatcaaaaagttcATTCTTACCAAGATTAATTCACTGAATCATCTAAGCAGAATATTTGTGGCTGTATCAGAGCAAATAACGCAAAATCCATGGAGCGAACAAGATTTGCTTCCGTTGTGGCTCAAATGGGTGttgactttgaaaagtgGAGACTTGAATTCCATAAAGGATAaacaaacaagaaaaaatttcaaacaCTTGAAATCAGCATTAAGGTCTTCCGAAGAAACTTTACCTGTCCTACTCGGAATACAGGGTAGATTAGAAATGTTAAGGAGGCAAGCAAAACTAAGAGAAGACCTTGCACAGTTGACTATGCAAGATCAAGAAGGTGAAAACGAAGATATAGAAGTTATAGAGCATTCAAATGTAATCAATAATCCTTTACAGGATCAAACATCGTCTGTTGAAAAACCTGAACAAGACTCAATTGTTTATGCCAACGGAGAGAGTGACGAGTTCGTCGATGCATCAGAATATAAGGATTGA
- the ERG9 gene encoding bifunctional farnesyl-diphosphate farnesyltransferase/squalene synthase (similar to Saccharomyces cerevisiae ERG9 (YHR190W); ancestral locus Anc_8.857) has protein sequence MGKLLQLALHPIELKAALKLKFCRTPLFSIYDQSTSPYLLHCFELLNLTSRSFAAVIRELHPELRNCVTLFYLILRALDTIEDDMSIEHDLKIDLLRHFHEKLLLTKWRFDGNAPDVKDRAVLTDFESILIEFHKLKPEYQDVIKEITEKMGNGMADYILDENYNLNGLQTVHDYDVYCHYVAGLVGDGLTRLIIIARFANESLYSNEQLYESMGLFLQKTNIIRDYNEDLVDGRSFWPKEIWSQYVPQLKDFMKPQDEQLGLDCINHLVLNALGHVIDVLTYLASIHEQSTFQFCAIPQVMAIATLALVFNNREVLHGNVKIRKGTTCYLILKSRSLRGCVEIFDYYLRDIKSKLAVQDPNFLKLNIQISKIEQFMEEMYQDKLPPNVKPNETPIFLKVKERSRYDDELVPTEQEEEYKFNMVLSIVLSILLGFYYIYTLHRQ, from the coding sequence ATGGGGAAGCTATTACAATTGGCGTTACATCCGATCGAGTTGAAAGCAGCTTTGAAGCTGAAGTTTTGCAGAACACCGCTATTTTCCATCTATGATCAATCCACGTCTCCATATCTCTTGCACTGTTTCGAACTGTTAAACCTGACCTCCAGATCCTTTGCGGCTGTGATCAGGGAGTTGCATCCAGAGTTGAGAAACTGTGTTACTCTTTTCTATTTAATTTTGAGAGCCTTGGACACCATCGAAGACGACATGTCCATTGAACACGATTTGAAAATCGACTTGTTGCGTCATTTCCACGAAAAATTGCTGTTGACCAAATGGAGGTTTGACGGCAATGCCCCCGACGTGAAGGACAGAGCCGTTTTGACGGATTTCGAATCGATCCTTATCGAATTCCACAAGTTGAAGCCGGAGTACCAGGACGTCATCAAAGAGATCACCGAAAAAATGGGCAATGGTATGGCAGACTACATATTGGACGAAAACTATAACCTGAATGGGTTGCAAACCGTCCACGACTACGACGTCTACTGTCACTACGTGGCCGGCTTGGTCGGAGATGGGCTAACCCGTTTGATCATCATTGCCAGGTTTGCCAACGAATCGTTGTATTCCAACGAACAGTTGTATGAAAGCATGGGtcttttcttgcaaaaGACAAACATCATCAGAGACTACAACGAAGATTTGGTCGATGGCAGATCCTTCTGGCCCAAGGAAATCTGGTCTCAATATGTTCCTCAGTTGAAGGACTTTATGAAACCTCAAGACGAGCAACTGGGCCTGGATTGTATAAATCATCTCGTTTTAAACGCATTGGGCCATGTCATCGATGTGTTGACCTATCTGGCCAGTATTCACGAGCAATCCACTTTCCAGTTTTGTGCCATCCCACAAGTCATGGCCATTGCCACATTGGCCCTGGTGTTCAACAACCGTGAAGTGCTACATGGTAACGTAAAGATCCGTAAGGGCACCACCTGttatttaattttgaaatcaagGTCCCTACGTGGCTGTGTTGAGATCTTTGATTACTATTTACGTGATATCAAATCCAAGTTGGCCGTACAGGACCCAAATTTCTTAAAGTTGAACATTCAGATCTCCAAGATCGAACAATTCATGGAAGAAATGTATCAAGATAAACTTCCTCCTAATGTGAAACCAAACGAAACtccaattttcttgaaggtCAAGGAAAGATCCAGGTACGATGACGAATTGGTACCAACCgagcaagaagaagagtaCAAGTTCAACATGGTCTTATCCATTGTCTTGTCCATTCTTCTTGGGTTTTACTATATATACACTCTACACAGACAGTAG
- the EGD2 gene encoding Egd2p (similar to Saccharomyces cerevisiae EGD2 (YHR193C); ancestral locus Anc_4.358) yields the protein MSAIPENASVTVLNKNEKKARDLIGKLGLKQIPGIIRVTFRKKDNQIYAIEKPEVFRSAGGNYVVFGEAKVDNFTQKLAAAQQQAQASGIMPSNEDVATKSPEDIQADMKAAAEGSVNAATEEDDEEGEVDAGDLNKDDVELVVQQTNVSKNQAIKALKAHNGDLVNAIMSLSK from the coding sequence ATGTCCGCTATTCCAGAAAACGCCAGCGTCACCGTCTTGAACAAGAACGAAAAGAAAGCCAGAGATTTGATTGGTAAATTGGGTTTGAAGCAGATCCCAGGTATCATCAGAGTCACTTTCAGAAAGAAGGATAACCAAATTTACGCCATTGAAAAGCCAGAAGTCTTCAGATCGGCCGGTGGTAATTACGTTGTCTTCGGCGAGGCCAAGGTTGACAACTTCACCCAAAAGCTGGCCGCTGCCCAACAACAAGCTCAAGCTAGCGGCATCATGCCATCCAACGAAGACGTTGCTACCAAGTCTCCAGAGGACATTCAGGCTGATATGAAGGCCGCTGCCGAAGGTAGCGTCAACGCCGCCaccgaagaagatgatgaagaaggtgaagTTGACGCAGGCGACTTGAACAAGGACGACGTCGAATTGGTTGTTCAACAAACTAATGTTTCCAAGAACCAAGCCATCAAGGCTCTGAAAGCTCACAACGGTGACTTAGTCAACGCTATCATGTCCTTGTCTAAATAA
- the LNP1 gene encoding Lnp1p (similar to Saccharomyces cerevisiae LNP1 (YHR192W); ancestral locus Anc_4.357) has protein sequence MFSALGNWIRGTRNDKDFVTKYTADLSQITSRIHQLDVALKKSQSILNQWQSNLTFYGVAFTVLTLSYTYWKHHGYWPYLVISAVLCLGSLILIKWALTKLYAFYNNNRLRKLGKLRAVHQKKLEKLKEETHYNATSSIIQRFSSGEDQNDDAVVLLDDELNAKYQELNSLKSELEKFKKESHVKGLKKEESDAWFDKIIGVLAGGNELNSTNSLSPFRKIVCPQCHWKSDCYRLANKPILFVCPQCNHRTDEEKERQAVIEAEKALQPSPQKQEKTK, from the coding sequence ATGTTTAGCGCATTGGGGAACTGGATCCGAGGCACCCGCAATGATAAGGACTTTGTAACGAAGTACACTGCAGATCTCTCACAAATAACCTCACGTATTCATCAGCTAGACGTCGCGTTGAAGAAAAGCCAGTCGATCTTGAATCAATGGCAGTCTAATCTGACCTTTTACGGCGTTGCCTTCACGGTGTTAACCCTGAGCTACACGTACTGGAAGCACCATGGCTATTGGCCGTATCTTGTCATAAGCGCGGTTCTATGCCTAGGCTCGCTGATCCTGATCAAATGGGCTTTAACCAAACTCTATGCGTTctacaacaacaacagatTACGCAAGTTGGGCAAGCTACGTGCCGTACATCAAAAGAAACTCGAGAAACTGAAAGAGGAGACCCACTACAATGCTACAAGCTCAATCATCCAACGATTTTCGTCCGGTGAAGACCAGAACGACGATGCTGTGGTTCTTCTAGACGACGAATTGAACGCTAAATATCAAGAACTAAACAGTTTGAAGTCGGAACTGGAAAAGTTTAAGAAGGAAAGCCATGTAAAGGGCTTGAAAAAGGAGGAGAGCGATGCATGGTTCGACAAAATCATCGGGGTACTAGCAGGCGGTAACGAATTGAACTCAACAAATTCGCTATCTCCCTTCAGGAAAATTGTCTGCCCGCAATGCCATTGGAAGTCAGATTGCTATAGATTGGCTAACAAACCAATACTGTTTGTCTGTCCTCAATGCAATCACAGGACAGAcgaggaaaaggaaagacaAGCCGTCATTGAAGCTGAGAAGGCTCTACAGCCCTCGCCACAGAAGcaggaaaaaacaaagtga
- the NVJ1 gene encoding Nvj1p (similar to Saccharomyces cerevisiae NVJ1 (YHR195W); ancestral locus Anc_4.360) translates to MTRPPVVHGAFSLGLSVAILKGVKKTVRKHLEKRGWIEPRKVDYEFIFTIDRLKNLVDEKDGTAAVWQHDTSELSWRKVLNFVSNQFSELDTRIYVLLLLLCVLLPIAWTVLDGDSEDLLNDNDNDDNVGLIGSKIRLKHYNDGERAVLQFGKSRSEPIILSYKDMDMPEEDREFTTKKEREDCQLVSKSENALDKVENVESPGGQAKQHLEVDTQCNRDESGEKINGEGDSSKEEDRCSSSEVGSHDESKEEVVTDPEFLSRDTRTTSSLKSSISFPISFKGSINQPSSLLHLQVSPTKSTNLDAQVNTEQAYSQPFRY, encoded by the coding sequence ATGACTCGTCCTCCAGTGGTTCATGGGGCGTTTTCGTTAGGTCTATCTGTAGCAATTTTAAAAGgagtgaaaaaaacagTTCGTAAACATTTGGAAAAGCGAGGATGGATAGAGCCTCGGAAAGTGGACTATGAGTTCATTTTCACCATAGACAGGTTGAAAAACTTGGTAGATGAGAAGGACGGGACTGCAGCTGTCTGGCAGCACGATACCAGTGAATTGAGCTGGCGGAAAGTGTTAAATTTTGTCTCAAATCAATTCAGCGAGCTTGATACGCGAATATACGTTCTTTTATTGCTTCTGTGCGTTCTACTGCCTATTGCCTGGACTGTTTTGGACGGTGATAGCGAGGACTTGCTTAATGATAACGATAACGACGATAATGTGGGCCTTATTGGGAGCAAAATAAGGCTGAAACACTACAATGATGGCGAAAGGGCAGTGCTACAATTCGGCAAAAGTAGATCCGAACCGATTATACTCAGCTATAAGGACATGGACATGCCTGAAGAAGACCGTGAGTTTACTACCAAGAAGGAGCGTGAGGACTGCCAGTTGGTAAGCAAGAGCGAGAATGCATTGGACAAGGTAGAGAATGTAGAGAGTCCTGGTGGCCAGGCGAAACAACATTTGGAAGTGGATACGCAATGTAACAGGGACGAGTCGGGCGAGAAAATAAATGGGGAGGGCGATAGCAGCAAGGAAGAAGACCGCTGTTCCAGTTCAGAAGTAGGGTCGCATGATGAATCCAAGGAAGAAGTTGTAACAGATCCCGAATTCCTCTCAAGGGATACCAGAACGACATCTTCCCTCAAATCCAGCATATCGTTCCCAATATCATTCAAGGGCTCAATAAATCAGCCTTCATCGTTATTGCATTTACAAGTATCGCCGACAAAATCTACCAATCTCGATGCCCAAGTGAATACCGAACAGGCTTATTCTCAACCATTTAGATACTAA
- the MDM31 gene encoding Mdm31p (similar to Saccharomyces cerevisiae MDM31 (YHR194W); ancestral locus Anc_4.359), whose translation MSLFTGAFLRRPRPLAVARYVYWARNPLLRRNLRIPVAAATPSIRSYSNEPTLEKGASPRDKPKKLSKLKYITERDSLLAQTNNVFTKLKINIRWFLKKSTRPFNSDDISAFISWILVSNIFIFIFWTTTFVSLVLYLVNTVFAQEFLASKIGKFITKNDSLSIIFETAIVPDWSSGKISFQKVFVSRRPKVSHGFAKGSQQDALQRAKLALSEKILVNQQNFDNGNYTQFDLTIDQVDISLNFRKWINGKGILDEVTINGLRGVIDRTHVAWKKDDDPKNYLNVYQPGDFEISKFTMNDVLCTLYQPNGFRPFQVSIFNCDLPQLRKHWLFYDILNANNINGTYDNSMFTIHKKFRTDDQHQDPTLLWKQMTRFRVDNLDIDHLNAGIEGPFGWISEGRVNMIGDVLLPDEDAASDSLQLTEILTEIGNRLLKEAKRYTSSFPLVGPGFSRTVDEIDPNDYFIMDFSLKLYNVKAEVPLFTSGLTYINNALIRPIVGYINSHRTYIPIKCRIVKKKTDFEGSWTIYDSYLIRDLSAEAYDAFANYVADDEKRTLRLKRVGFWSLQLVLQVILMSLGSIA comes from the coding sequence ATGTCGCTTTTTACCGGAGCTTTCCTGAGACGGCCCAGGCCGCTTGCTGTAGCAAGATATGTGTATTGGGCTAGAAATCCCCTTCTTCGAAGAAACCTGAGAATACCGGTGGCAGCAGCGACACCGTCGATAAGATCATACTCCAATGAACCCACACTTGAAAAGGGTGCTTCTCCCCGCGACAAACCGAAAAAACTATCTAAGTTGAAATATATCACCGAGAGAGATTCCTTGCTGGCGCAGACCAACAATGTCTTCACCAAGCTCAAGATTAATATACGATggttcttgaaaaaatccacTAGGCCATTCAATTCAGACGATATAAGTGCATTCATCTCATGGATTCTCGTGAGCAAcattttcatattcatcTTTTGGACTACCACCTTTGTGTCCTTGGTCCTTTACTTGGTCAACACCGTGTTTGCGCAAGAATTCCTCGCGAGCAAGATCGGTAAGTTCATTACCAAGAATGATTCGTTGTCGATTATCTTTGAGACTGCGATTGTTCCAGACTGGTCGTCTGGGAAAATCAGCTTCCAAAAGGTCTTCGTTTCCCGAAGGCCCAAGGTCTCGCATGGATTTGCCAAGGGTTCGCAGCAGGATGCTTTGCAAAGAGCGAAGCTGGCTCTTAGCGAAAAAATCCTGGTCAACCAACAGAACTTCGATAACGGCAACTACACGCAATTTGATCTGACCATCGATCAAGTGGACATATCGTTGAACTTCAGGAAATGGATAAATGGGAAGGGCATCCTGGACGAAGTGACGATCAACGGACTTAGAGGGGTGATAGACAGAACACACGTGGCGTGGAAAAAGGACGATGACCCCAAAAACTATCTGAACGTCTATCAGCCGGgcgattttgaaatatcaaaattCACCATGAACGACGTACTTTGCACACTGTACCAACCGAACGGGTTCAGGCCATTCCAGGTAAGCATATTCAATTGCGACCTACCCCAATTGAGGAAGCACTGGCTGTTCtatgatattttgaacGCGAACAACATCAACGGAACCTACGATAATTCCATGTTCACCATTCATAAGAAGTTCAGGACCGATGACCAACATCAGGACCCCACTTTGTTATGGAAGCAAATGACAAGGTTCAGGGTAGACAACCTAGACATCGATCACCTAAATGCCGGCATTGAAGGGCCCTTTGGATGGATCAGCGAGGGCCGCGTCAACATGATTGGCGACGTTCTTTTACCAGACGAAGACGCTGCGTCGGATTCACTGCAGCTTACTGAGATCCTCACAGAGATAGGAAACCGGCTGTTAAAAGAAGCCAAAAGATACACTTCATCCTTCCCCCTGGTCGGTCCCGGATTCTCTCGCACTGTCGACGAAATCGACCCGAACGACTATTTTATCATGGACTTCTCTCTGAAATTGTACAACGTCAAAGCCGAGGTACCTCTGTTCACCTCGGGCCTGACATACATCAATAACGCGTTGATCAGGCCCATTGTCGGATACATCAACTCTCATAGAACATATATCCCTATTAAATGCCGCATtgtaaagaagaaaaccgACTTTGAAGGCTCGTGGACCATATATGACTCATACTTGATCCGAGACCTTAGTGCAGAGGCGTACGATGCCTTTGCCAACTATGTCGCTGACGATGAAAAGAGGACGCTACGCTTGAAAAGGGTCGGCTTTTGGTCGCTGCAACTTGTACTGCAAGTGATACTAATGAGTCTTGGTTCTATTGCATGA
- the PTH1 gene encoding aminoacyl-tRNA hydrolase (similar to Saccharomyces cerevisiae PTH1 (YHR189W); ancestral locus Anc_8.856) has product MCGKWRLILTGIGNPEPQYAGTRHNVGLYMLELLRKRLGLQDRTYSPVPHTGGKVHYIEGEHCTLLRSDGQYMNLSGEQVCKVWARYAKHQARHVVIHDELGVACGKVQLRAASASIRGHNGLRSLVKCSGGRVPFAKLAVGIGRDPGSNSRDPASVSRWVLGALLPQEQQALLTQSEPAAWRALNQYLS; this is encoded by the coding sequence ATGTGCGGTAAGTGGAGACTGATACTGACTGGGATAGGTAATCCGGAACCGCAGTATGCTGGCACGCGCCACAACGTAGGTCTCTACATGCTGGAACTCCTGCGGAAGCGTCTTGGTCTGCAGGACAGAACTTACTCTCCTGTGCCTCACACGGGTGGCAAAGTGCACTATATAGAAGGCGAGCACTGCACACTACTGAGGTCGGACGGTCAGTACATGAACTTGAGTGGAGAACAGGTGTGCAAGGTGTGGGCCCGGTACGCCAAGCACCAGGCTAGACACGTAGTTATCCACGACGAATTGGGCGTGGCGTGTGGCAAAGTGCAATTGAGAGCCGCCAGCGCCAGCATTAGAGGCCACAATGGGCTACGAAGCCTGGTGAAATGTAGTGGTGGCCGTGTGCCCTTTGCCAAGCTGGCCGTGGGAATCGGTAGAGACCCAGGGTCCAATTCCAGGGACCCTGCCAGCGTTTCCCGATGGGTCCTGGGAGCCCTTCTTCCGCAAGAACAGCAAGCGTTGCTCACGCAGAGTGAGCCCGCAGCCTGGCGTGCCCTGAACCAGTACTTATCATAG